A stretch of the Comamonas testosteroni TK102 genome encodes the following:
- the trpD gene encoding anthranilate phosphoribosyltransferase, which produces MAMITPQEALQRTIEHREIFHDEMLHLMRMIMRGELSPVMTASIITGLRVKKETIGEISAAAEVMREFSNKVNVHDKRNLVDIVGTGGDGANTFNISTCSIFVIAAAGGKVSKHGGRSVSSKSGSADAMEALGVNINLNPSRIADCIRDVGIGFMFAPNHHPAMKNVAPVRKELGVRTIFNILGPLTNPASAPNILMGVFHEDLVGIQVRALQRLGAEHALVVYGRDGLDEISLGAGTLVGELKDGVVREYEVHPEDFGLRMAGTRSLKVENPEESKAMLMGVLQGDQGPARDIVCLNSGAALYAANVAGSIEEGLERAQKAIDSGAALAKLQELVAYSQKLGQAAA; this is translated from the coding sequence ATTGCAATGATCACTCCCCAGGAAGCGCTGCAGCGAACCATCGAGCATCGTGAAATCTTCCATGACGAAATGCTGCATCTGATGCGCATGATCATGCGCGGCGAGCTCTCGCCGGTGATGACGGCCTCCATCATCACCGGCCTGCGCGTGAAGAAGGAAACCATTGGCGAGATCTCGGCTGCGGCCGAGGTGATGCGCGAGTTCTCCAACAAGGTGAACGTGCACGACAAGAGGAATCTGGTCGATATCGTCGGCACCGGCGGCGATGGCGCCAACACTTTCAACATCTCCACCTGCTCTATCTTTGTGATTGCGGCGGCGGGCGGCAAGGTGAGTAAGCATGGCGGGCGCAGCGTCAGCAGCAAGTCGGGCAGCGCCGATGCCATGGAGGCGCTGGGCGTCAACATCAACCTCAACCCGTCACGAATAGCCGATTGCATACGCGATGTGGGCATAGGCTTCATGTTTGCGCCCAACCATCATCCTGCCATGAAGAACGTGGCCCCCGTGCGCAAGGAACTGGGCGTGCGCACCATCTTCAACATCCTGGGCCCGCTTACCAACCCGGCATCCGCGCCCAATATCCTGATGGGCGTGTTCCACGAAGACCTGGTCGGCATTCAGGTGCGTGCCCTGCAGCGCCTGGGCGCCGAGCATGCGCTGGTCGTCTACGGCCGTGACGGTCTGGATGAGATCAGCCTGGGCGCGGGCACGCTGGTCGGCGAGCTCAAGGACGGCGTGGTGCGCGAGTATGAAGTCCATCCCGAGGACTTTGGCCTGCGCATGGCGGGTACGCGCTCGCTCAAGGTCGAGAACCCCGAGGAGTCCAAGGCCATGCTGATGGGCGTGCTGCAGGGGGACCAAGGCCCGGCACGCGATATCGTCTGTCTCAACTCCGGCGCTGCCCTGTATGCGGCCAATGTGGCCGGCTCGATCGAAGAGGGCCTGGAGCGTGCGCAGAAGGCCATCGATAGCGGCGCGGCACTGGCCAAGCTCCAGGAGCTGGTGGCCTATTCGCAAAAGCTCGGCCAGGCAGCAGCATGA
- a CDS encoding anthranilate synthase component II: MKLLMVDNYDSFTYNIVQYFGELGAQVTVVRNDETTVAEVEALIAREGIERLVISPGPCSPNEAGISVAAIKHFAGKLPILGVCLGHQSIGAAFGGDIIRAGQQMHGKTSVISTDQKGVFADLPRQFTVNRYHSLVIDRNTLPECLEITATSEDGEIQGVRHRELAIEGVQFHPESILTEHGHAMLKNFLEQK, translated from the coding sequence ATGAAACTGCTGATGGTCGATAACTACGACAGCTTTACCTACAACATCGTCCAGTACTTTGGCGAGCTGGGCGCGCAGGTGACTGTGGTGCGCAATGACGAAACCACGGTGGCCGAAGTCGAGGCGCTGATCGCGCGCGAAGGCATCGAGCGGTTGGTGATCTCGCCCGGCCCCTGCTCGCCCAACGAGGCGGGCATCTCGGTGGCGGCGATCAAGCATTTCGCGGGCAAGCTGCCGATTCTGGGTGTCTGCCTGGGGCACCAGAGCATTGGCGCGGCCTTTGGCGGCGACATCATCCGGGCTGGCCAGCAGATGCATGGCAAGACCAGCGTGATCAGCACCGACCAGAAGGGCGTGTTTGCCGACCTGCCCAGACAGTTCACGGTCAACCGCTATCACTCTCTGGTCATAGACCGGAACACGCTGCCCGAGTGCCTTGAAATCACGGCGACCAGCGAAGATGGTGAAATCCAGGGGGTGCGCCATCGCGAACTGGCCATCGAGGGCGTGCAGTTCCACCCCGAGAGCATTCTGACCGAGCATGGCCATGCCATGCTGAAGAACTTTCTCGAGCAGAAATAA
- a CDS encoding chorismate mutase, with the protein MNRSIEKVQHCTTMEDVRRNVNALDDVLVPLLVTRIGYMQQAARIKGDASQVRDEARIEAIVSRVRERTAQEGGQPDVMETVYRALMEACIDYEHQEFARLREPKKSGE; encoded by the coding sequence ATGAATCGTTCCATTGAGAAGGTGCAGCACTGCACCACCATGGAAGATGTGCGCCGCAACGTGAATGCGCTCGACGATGTGTTGGTGCCGCTGCTGGTCACGCGCATCGGCTATATGCAGCAGGCAGCGCGCATCAAGGGTGATGCAAGCCAGGTGCGCGATGAGGCGCGCATCGAAGCCATCGTCAGCCGCGTGCGTGAGCGCACGGCGCAGGAGGGCGGCCAGCCCGATGTGATGGAGACCGTCTATCGTGCGCTGATGGAAGCCTGCATCGACTACGAACACCAGGAATTTGCGCGTCTGCGTGAACCCAAGAAATCAGGGGAGTAA
- the trpE gene encoding anthranilate synthase component I: MITELEFKSLAAQGYNRIPLLIEAFADLETPLSLYLKLAHANGDGKYSFLLESVVGGERFGRYSFIGLPARSFVRASGFGDQARTEVVTDGKVVETAGGNPLDFIAAYQQRFKVAVTPGMPRFCGGLAGYFGYDAVRYIEKKLENSCPPDSLGTPDIMLLQCEEVAVIDNLSGKLYLIVYANPGEAEAYTRAKKRLRQLKDQLRYSVSAPQIRAGESYPAERSFDKQDYLDAVQKAKELIAAGDFMQVQVGQRIHKRFTASPLSLYRALRSLNPSPYMYFYHFGDFHVVGASPEILVRQERTPDGQKVTIRPLAGTRPRGNTVEADKATEQELIADPKERAEHVMLIDLARNDIGRIARTGSVKVTEAFAVERYSHVMHIVSNVEGILQDGMDNMDVFKATFPAGTLTGAPKVHAMEVIDRLEPSKRGIYGGACGYLSFAGDMDLAIAIRTGVIKDNVLYVQAAAGVVADSVPELEWRETEHKARALLRAAELVEEGLE; encoded by the coding sequence GTGATCACGGAACTGGAATTCAAATCGCTTGCGGCCCAAGGCTATAACCGCATCCCGCTGCTGATCGAGGCCTTTGCCGACCTCGAAACTCCGCTGTCCCTCTATCTCAAGCTGGCCCATGCCAATGGCGACGGCAAGTACAGCTTTCTGCTGGAATCCGTCGTCGGCGGCGAGCGCTTCGGCCGCTACAGCTTCATCGGCCTGCCGGCACGCAGCTTTGTGCGCGCCTCGGGCTTCGGTGACCAGGCCAGGACCGAGGTCGTGACCGATGGCAAGGTGGTGGAGACAGCCGGCGGCAATCCGCTGGACTTCATCGCGGCCTATCAGCAGCGCTTCAAGGTGGCCGTCACGCCGGGCATGCCGCGTTTTTGCGGCGGTCTGGCCGGCTATTTCGGCTATGACGCCGTGCGCTATATCGAGAAAAAGCTGGAGAACAGCTGTCCGCCCGACAGCCTGGGCACCCCCGACATCATGCTGCTGCAGTGCGAAGAGGTCGCCGTCATCGACAACCTCTCGGGCAAGCTCTACCTCATCGTCTACGCCAACCCCGGCGAGGCCGAAGCCTATACCCGCGCCAAGAAGCGCCTGCGCCAGCTCAAGGACCAGCTGCGCTATTCGGTCAGCGCGCCGCAGATCCGTGCCGGCGAGAGCTATCCCGCAGAGCGCAGCTTCGACAAGCAGGACTATCTGGACGCCGTGCAAAAAGCCAAGGAGCTGATTGCGGCGGGCGACTTCATGCAGGTGCAGGTAGGCCAGCGCATTCACAAGCGTTTCACGGCCTCGCCGCTGTCGCTGTACCGCGCGCTGCGCTCGCTCAACCCCAGCCCCTATATGTACTTCTACCATTTCGGAGATTTCCATGTGGTGGGGGCCAGCCCGGAGATTCTGGTGCGCCAGGAGCGCACGCCCGACGGCCAGAAGGTCACGATCCGCCCCCTGGCCGGCACCCGTCCGCGCGGCAATACGGTGGAGGCCGACAAGGCCACCGAGCAGGAACTGATCGCCGACCCCAAGGAGCGTGCCGAGCATGTGATGCTGATCGATCTGGCACGCAACGATATCGGCCGCATTGCCAGGACCGGCAGCGTCAAGGTGACCGAGGCCTTTGCCGTGGAGCGCTACAGCCATGTCATGCATATCGTGAGCAATGTGGAAGGCATCTTGCAGGACGGCATGGACAATATGGATGTCTTCAAGGCCACCTTCCCCGCCGGCACATTGACGGGGGCTCCCAAGGTGCATGCCATGGAAGTCATCGACCGGCTCGAACCCAGCAAGCGCGGCATCTACGGCGGTGCCTGCGGCTATCTGAGCTTTGCCGGCGACATGGATCTGGCGATTGCGATCCGTACCGGCGTCATCAAGGACAACGTGCTCTATGTGCAGGCCGCTGCCGGCGTGGTGGCCGACTCCGTGCCCGAGCTGGAATGGAGAGAGACCGAGCACAAGGCCCGCGCCCTGCTGCGCGCCGCAGAACTGGTTGAGGAAGGTCTGGAATGA
- a CDS encoding chalcone isomerase family protein, with amino-acid sequence MPSLRWPQALLLAAALASFALHAQERPTEPVKLHGVNYAPSLQLQGQALQLNGAGTRYKAVFKVYTAGLYLEKPARSLQEIAALPGPKRISVTMLRDIDSAELGKLFSRGMEDNMERAAFSKLIPGVMRMSEIFTQHKKLLAGETFMVDWLPGQGTIVTVKGQPQGEAFKEPEFFNALLGIWLGPRPADQQLKKALLGEAG; translated from the coding sequence ATGCCCAGCTTACGTTGGCCACAGGCTTTGCTGCTGGCTGCAGCGCTTGCCAGCTTTGCCCTCCATGCTCAGGAGCGCCCGACTGAACCCGTCAAGTTGCATGGTGTGAACTACGCACCCAGCTTGCAGTTGCAGGGTCAGGCCCTGCAGCTCAACGGTGCAGGCACACGTTACAAGGCCGTTTTCAAGGTCTATACCGCCGGCCTGTATCTGGAAAAGCCGGCGCGCAGCCTGCAGGAAATCGCCGCCCTGCCCGGTCCCAAGCGCATCAGCGTGACCATGCTGCGCGATATCGACTCGGCCGAGCTGGGCAAGCTGTTCTCACGCGGCATGGAAGACAATATGGAGCGGGCAGCCTTCTCCAAGCTGATTCCAGGGGTGATGCGCATGAGCGAGATCTTCACCCAGCACAAAAAGCTGCTTGCAGGCGAGACCTTCATGGTGGACTGGCTGCCCGGCCAGGGCACCATCGTGACCGTCAAGGGCCAGCCACAGGGCGAGGCCTTCAAGGAGCCCGAATTCTTCAACGCCCTGCTCGGCATCTGGCTGGGCCCCAGGCCCGCCGATCAGCAGCTCAAGAAAGCGCTGCTGGGCGAGGCCGGCTGA
- the speE gene encoding polyamine aminopropyltransferase: protein MHGLHLTADLYQCAGCERYMLDADAIAGLCREQTAASGLTLVDDTWVKFPPYEGQPGGVTGTVLLAESHLAIHTWPETGSVTIDVYVCNFSADNSGKARRLMDGVIDAFSPRKVLRQQLMRGDIGMAQPADHDVDPAPGPESGWAMEQLTPHARFGYRATALQTRQTPYQKLDLLQTPQFGKVLRLDDCFMTFEGEEFFYHEALVHPAAMAHPAPRKALILGGGDGGAAEELLKHPSIERVVLAELDEAVVQFSRQHLQAVHRGALDDVRVEVCIGDGLALMEATDERFDLALMDLTDPDTPASALYAPDSLACMKRVLAPGGALVLHLGSPVFHGPQVAELVRSLRQQFAVVRCYGLYIPLYGAYWGLAVASDELDPLEPKAQQLAERLRQRKVRDLQYYNEQVHGALFALPNYYRELLK from the coding sequence ATGCACGGACTGCACCTGACTGCCGACCTTTACCAATGCGCAGGCTGCGAGCGCTACATGCTCGATGCCGATGCCATCGCCGGGCTTTGCCGCGAACAGACTGCGGCCTCGGGGCTGACCCTGGTGGATGACACCTGGGTAAAGTTCCCGCCCTATGAAGGCCAGCCTGGCGGGGTGACGGGTACGGTGCTGCTGGCGGAGTCCCATCTGGCCATACATACCTGGCCCGAGACGGGCAGTGTCACCATCGACGTCTATGTGTGCAATTTCTCCGCCGACAACTCGGGCAAGGCCCGCAGGCTGATGGACGGCGTGATCGACGCTTTCTCGCCCCGAAAGGTGTTGCGCCAGCAATTGATGCGCGGCGACATCGGCATGGCGCAGCCGGCAGACCACGACGTGGACCCTGCACCCGGGCCCGAATCCGGCTGGGCCATGGAGCAGCTCACGCCCCATGCGCGCTTTGGTTACCGCGCCACGGCGCTGCAGACGCGGCAGACCCCGTATCAGAAGCTGGATCTATTGCAGACGCCGCAGTTCGGCAAGGTGCTGCGTCTGGATGATTGCTTCATGACCTTCGAGGGCGAGGAGTTTTTCTATCACGAGGCGCTGGTGCATCCGGCCGCCATGGCCCACCCCGCGCCGCGCAAGGCCTTGATTCTGGGAGGCGGCGATGGCGGGGCCGCGGAGGAGCTGCTCAAGCATCCGAGCATCGAGCGCGTGGTGCTGGCCGAGCTGGACGAGGCCGTGGTGCAGTTCTCGCGCCAGCATCTGCAAGCCGTGCATCGCGGCGCGCTCGATGATGTCCGTGTCGAGGTCTGCATAGGCGACGGTCTGGCCCTGATGGAGGCAACCGATGAGCGCTTCGATCTGGCGCTGATGGATCTGACCGATCCAGACACCCCGGCCAGCGCCCTGTATGCGCCTGACTCGCTGGCATGCATGAAGCGTGTGCTGGCACCGGGCGGCGCGCTGGTGCTGCATCTGGGCAGTCCCGTCTTCCACGGCCCGCAGGTGGCTGAACTGGTGCGCAGCCTGCGTCAGCAGTTTGCCGTGGTGCGCTGCTACGGCCTCTACATTCCGCTTTACGGTGCTTACTGGGGGCTGGCCGTGGCCTCCGATGAGCTCGATCCGCTGGAGCCGAAGGCGCAGCAGCTGGCCGAACGCCTCAGGCAGCGCAAGGTGCGGGATCTGCAGTATTACAACGAGCAGGTGCACGGCGCGCTGTTTGCGCTGCCCAACTATTACCGCGAGCTGCTCAAGTGA
- the gph gene encoding phosphoglycolate phosphatase (PGP is an essential enzyme in the glycolate salvage pathway in higher organisms (photorespiration in plants). Phosphoglycolate results from the oxidase activity of RubisCO in the Calvin cycle when concentrations of carbon dioxide are low relative to oxygen. This enzyme is a member of the Haloacid Dehalogenase (HAD) superfamily of aspartate-nucleophile hydrolase enzymes (PF00702).) → MVDLDGTMVNTLGDFAEALNRMLTDLQLPAIKPQIIENMVGKGSEHLIRSVLAHVQAPDIDALYPRAWQRYEHHYLAINGQFADVYPGVAEGLQALQSLGLRMACLTNKPLSFAQPLLAAKGLDGFFDCVFGGDSFARKKPDPMPLVETCKALGSEPARTLMVGDSSNDAQAAHAAGCPVVLMTYGYNHGEPITAVEARAHLDSLAQLAV, encoded by the coding sequence ATGGTCGACCTCGATGGCACCATGGTGAACACGCTGGGTGACTTTGCCGAAGCGCTCAACCGCATGCTGACCGATCTGCAATTGCCGGCCATCAAGCCGCAGATCATCGAGAACATGGTGGGAAAGGGCAGCGAGCATCTGATCCGCTCCGTGCTGGCGCATGTGCAGGCGCCGGACATCGATGCCCTGTATCCCCGGGCCTGGCAGCGTTATGAGCACCATTACCTGGCCATCAACGGCCAGTTTGCCGATGTCTATCCGGGCGTGGCCGAAGGTCTGCAGGCACTCCAGTCCCTGGGGCTGCGCATGGCCTGTCTGACCAACAAGCCTTTGTCCTTTGCCCAGCCCCTGCTGGCCGCCAAGGGGCTGGACGGCTTCTTCGACTGCGTGTTCGGCGGCGACTCCTTCGCGCGCAAAAAGCCCGACCCCATGCCGCTGGTCGAGACCTGCAAGGCTCTGGGCAGCGAGCCCGCGCGCACGCTGATGGTGGGTGACTCCAGCAACGATGCCCAGGCCGCCCATGCCGCAGGCTGCCCCGTGGTGCTGATGACCTATGGCTACAACCACGGCGAGCCCATCACGGCGGTCGAGGCCAGGGCCCATCTGGATTCCCTGGCGCAACTTGCAGTGTGA
- a CDS encoding LysR family transcriptional regulator, protein MARRNLDDLWSFVTVAREGSFTRAAAALGVTQSALSQTIRALEERLEIRLLTRTTRSVSATPAGERLLQAIGNRFDEIEAELDALTELRDKPAGTVRITCGDYVLHSVLLPKLTALLRAYPDIKLEFDVNYGFRDIVADRFDAGVRLGKTIDKDMIAVPIGPPMRLAVVASPEYFARNGKPKMPQDLMKHQCINQRMQSSGGLYVWDFARRGKKMNVRVDGQLIFNTTQPQIDAALAGLGITLLPEDELMTYLKDGRLARVLEDWCPKFDGYHLYYPSRRQPSPAFTLVVQALRGQLHIHPDCLGAS, encoded by the coding sequence ATGGCTCGACGCAATCTTGATGACTTATGGTCTTTCGTCACTGTCGCGCGTGAAGGCAGTTTCACCCGTGCCGCAGCGGCTCTTGGCGTGACCCAGTCTGCTTTGAGTCAGACAATCCGCGCGCTGGAAGAACGGTTGGAGATCCGCTTGCTCACCCGTACAACGCGTAGCGTCTCCGCGACTCCAGCAGGAGAGCGGCTGTTGCAGGCCATCGGTAACCGCTTCGACGAAATTGAGGCCGAGCTTGATGCCTTGACCGAGTTGCGAGACAAACCCGCCGGCACGGTACGCATCACCTGTGGCGACTATGTGCTGCACAGCGTGTTGCTACCCAAGCTCACAGCTTTGCTGCGTGCCTACCCCGACATCAAACTGGAGTTCGATGTGAACTACGGTTTTCGCGACATCGTGGCAGACCGGTTCGATGCCGGTGTACGACTGGGCAAGACCATCGACAAGGACATGATTGCTGTACCCATTGGGCCTCCCATGCGCTTGGCGGTGGTGGCATCCCCAGAATACTTTGCGAGAAATGGCAAACCCAAGATGCCCCAGGACCTGATGAAGCACCAGTGCATCAACCAGCGCATGCAAAGTTCAGGTGGCCTCTATGTATGGGATTTCGCGCGTCGAGGGAAAAAGATGAATGTCCGTGTGGATGGTCAATTGATCTTCAACACGACCCAGCCCCAGATTGATGCTGCATTGGCGGGATTAGGTATCACGCTGCTGCCGGAGGACGAGTTGATGACCTATCTGAAAGATGGCCGACTTGCGCGCGTGCTTGAGGATTGGTGTCCAAAGTTTGACGGCTACCACCTGTACTACCCAAGCAGGCGTCAGCCATCACCAGCATTTACTCTGGTTGTTCAAGCGCTCAGGGGGCAACTTCACATCCATCCTGACTGCCTCGGTGCTTCATGA
- a CDS encoding cyclophilin-like fold protein, whose product MKIRLTVDGQTANATLYDNAAARDFAFLLPLSLTLEDYDVIERVSRLPRKLSLQGAPDGMAPAAGELTHYAPWSNLAIFIKPRSYSRSLLPLGKVDDGLSILARPGPYKVHIERAIP is encoded by the coding sequence ATGAAGATTCGCCTGACTGTCGATGGACAGACCGCAAATGCCACGCTCTATGACAACGCCGCAGCCCGCGATTTCGCCTTCTTGCTACCGCTGTCTCTCACGCTGGAGGACTACGACGTTATTGAGCGGGTTTCCAGGCTGCCACGCAAGTTGTCGCTTCAGGGGGCTCCGGACGGGATGGCGCCCGCTGCGGGTGAGCTGACTCACTACGCCCCCTGGAGCAATCTGGCCATCTTCATCAAGCCGCGCTCGTACTCGCGCAGCTTGCTGCCCCTGGGCAAGGTGGACGATGGGCTGTCAATTCTGGCGCGTCCTGGCCCATACAAAGTTCACATCGAGCGTGCCATTCCTTAA
- a CDS encoding alpha/beta hydrolase, with protein sequence MTKTAKTNDDQPRLEAAEVGRRSLLKMTGSGIAALGMAGVTTVPAMAQQVKLQEAWDKTFPQSHKVQHRKVSFKNRYGITLVGDLYLPKDSSGTLAALAIGGPFGAVKEQSSGLYAQTMAERGFVALAFDPSYTGESSGSPRNVASPDICVEDFSAAVDYLGLQPKVDRGRIGIIGICGWGGMALSAAAVDKRIKAVVASTMYDMTRVMSKGYKDSVSLEQRTRTLEQLSQQRWKDAEAGMPAYQPPYNELKGGEERFLVEYHDYYRTSRGFHPRAVNSGNAWTITTPMSFMNLPILNYIQEISPRPILLVHGEKAHSRYFSETAYAAAAEPKELMIIPGAIHTDLYDRTEIIPFDKLTEFFQKSLAGTA encoded by the coding sequence ATGACCAAGACTGCAAAGACAAATGACGATCAACCGAGATTGGAGGCGGCTGAGGTAGGCCGCCGTAGTTTGCTAAAAATGACCGGCAGCGGCATCGCTGCATTGGGAATGGCTGGTGTCACCACAGTCCCGGCAATGGCACAGCAAGTAAAACTCCAAGAAGCCTGGGACAAGACCTTCCCGCAAAGTCACAAGGTTCAGCACAGGAAAGTCTCCTTCAAGAACCGCTATGGCATCACCCTAGTCGGTGATCTGTACCTGCCGAAAGATAGTAGTGGAACCCTCGCGGCGTTGGCGATTGGGGGCCCATTCGGCGCCGTAAAAGAGCAATCCTCTGGCTTGTATGCGCAGACGATGGCCGAGCGCGGCTTTGTCGCGCTGGCCTTTGACCCCTCCTACACAGGCGAAAGCAGTGGCTCTCCTCGCAATGTCGCCTCCCCCGACATCTGCGTCGAAGATTTCAGCGCTGCGGTGGACTATCTGGGTCTTCAGCCAAAGGTGGATCGTGGGCGCATAGGCATCATCGGTATTTGCGGCTGGGGTGGTATGGCATTGAGTGCCGCAGCCGTTGACAAGCGCATAAAGGCCGTTGTCGCCAGCACCATGTACGACATGACGCGTGTCATGTCCAAGGGATATAAAGATAGTGTGAGCTTGGAGCAACGCACCCGGACATTGGAGCAACTAAGCCAGCAGCGTTGGAAAGATGCGGAGGCAGGCATGCCCGCTTATCAGCCGCCCTACAACGAGCTAAAGGGCGGCGAAGAACGGTTCCTGGTGGAGTACCACGACTACTACCGTACATCACGCGGTTTCCATCCGCGCGCAGTGAATTCAGGCAATGCCTGGACGATCACAACGCCGATGTCATTCATGAATCTGCCGATTCTGAACTACATCCAGGAAATTTCGCCGCGCCCCATCCTGCTGGTACATGGCGAAAAAGCGCACTCGCGCTACTTCAGCGAGACCGCCTATGCAGCGGCGGCCGAGCCCAAGGAACTCATGATCATTCCAGGAGCAATCCATACGGATTTGTATGACCGCACCGAGATCATCCCCTTCGACAAGCTGACCGAGTTCTTCCAGAAAAGCCTGGCTGGCACAGCATAG
- a CDS encoding MFS transporter gives MAVTTHHISTDGATRPSEQPASWSAVYAMSVCAFALIASEFLPVSLLSPMASDLHVTQGMAGQGIAISGAFAVLTSLFISALAGKLDRKDLLLGLTVAMGVSATIVAMAPNYFIYMLGRALIGVVVGGFWSMSAATAIRLVPLRDVPRALAIVNGGNALATVVAAPLGAYLGTVVGWRGAFLCLVPISIITLAWQWKTLPSMQPTAGELGTAHVFNVFTLFRRRGVIVGMLASSLLFMGQFSLFTYVRPFLETATGVHGTTVPLILLVIGAAGFVGTLFIGKVLQRSLYVTLIIIPLLMAATALALAFFGHWTAMVIALLGLWGLTGTSAPVGWWAWIAKVFPQDAEAGGGLFVAVVQLSIALGSILGGLLFDYRGYQSTFILSAVLLVMCAAMTIGTSRTQVK, from the coding sequence ATGGCGGTAACCACCCACCACATCTCAACGGACGGCGCTACGCGCCCTTCCGAACAACCAGCCTCCTGGAGTGCTGTCTATGCCATGTCGGTATGCGCGTTTGCGCTGATCGCCTCGGAGTTCCTGCCCGTAAGCCTGCTATCGCCGATGGCATCCGATCTTCATGTCACACAAGGCATGGCCGGTCAGGGAATCGCGATCTCCGGTGCGTTTGCCGTGCTCACAAGCCTTTTCATTTCGGCTCTGGCTGGCAAGCTCGACCGCAAGGATTTGCTGCTAGGGCTGACGGTGGCCATGGGCGTCTCCGCGACCATCGTTGCAATGGCACCAAACTACTTCATTTATATGTTGGGCCGAGCATTGATCGGCGTGGTCGTTGGAGGCTTCTGGTCCATGTCGGCTGCAACCGCTATTCGGTTGGTACCGCTTCGCGATGTGCCGCGAGCGCTCGCCATCGTCAATGGTGGCAATGCATTGGCTACTGTCGTGGCAGCTCCACTGGGCGCCTACCTAGGCACTGTCGTAGGCTGGCGTGGGGCTTTCCTCTGTCTGGTCCCCATATCCATCATCACCTTGGCCTGGCAATGGAAGACACTGCCCTCCATGCAGCCCACTGCCGGTGAGCTCGGCACGGCCCACGTATTCAATGTGTTTACGCTGTTCAGGCGTCGTGGTGTCATCGTGGGAATGCTGGCAAGCAGCCTACTGTTCATGGGGCAGTTCTCGCTGTTCACTTATGTACGGCCGTTTCTGGAGACGGCCACGGGTGTACATGGCACTACGGTTCCACTCATCTTGCTAGTGATCGGGGCAGCGGGCTTCGTTGGCACCTTGTTCATCGGCAAAGTTTTGCAACGAAGCCTATACGTCACACTGATCATCATTCCTCTGCTGATGGCAGCGACAGCTCTGGCATTGGCGTTCTTTGGTCACTGGACTGCTATGGTCATTGCACTGCTGGGCCTATGGGGCCTGACCGGAACTTCCGCGCCGGTTGGCTGGTGGGCTTGGATAGCCAAGGTCTTTCCGCAGGACGCCGAAGCGGGCGGAGGTCTTTTCGTTGCAGTGGTTCAGCTGTCGATCGCCTTGGGATCCATACTGGGTGGACTTTTATTCGACTACCGCGGATACCAGAGCACCTTCATATTGAGTGCCGTCCTGCTGGTGATGTGCGCGGCGATGACCATAGGCACTTCGCGCACGCAGGTCAAATAG
- a CDS encoding MaoC/PaaZ C-terminal domain-containing protein, producing the protein MSHTNYKPRGMYFEDFEIGSSIVTSRRTVTQTDIVNFACLSGDHNAPHIDHEFCKTQPYGEPIAHGPLVLAIVGGLQCLSGINDGTIIAMMGLDQWRMHLPVKAGDTIHAVITPTEKKLTSSGTKGIVTCERIVINQRNDIVHSMIISNMYKCKPMDVDLTKSQ; encoded by the coding sequence ATGAGCCACACTAACTACAAGCCTCGCGGCATGTACTTTGAAGACTTTGAAATCGGCAGCAGCATTGTGACCTCGCGTCGCACTGTCACTCAAACTGATATCGTCAACTTCGCATGCTTATCCGGAGACCATAACGCTCCACATATCGATCATGAGTTTTGCAAGACACAGCCTTACGGTGAGCCTATTGCACATGGACCCCTTGTCCTTGCAATCGTCGGTGGATTGCAATGTCTGAGCGGAATCAATGACGGCACCATCATCGCGATGATGGGTCTCGATCAGTGGCGTATGCATCTACCTGTAAAGGCTGGTGACACCATTCATGCAGTGATTACACCCACGGAAAAAAAGCTGACAAGCAGCGGGACGAAGGGAATCGTAACCTGCGAACGAATTGTCATAAACCAGCGCAACGACATCGTTCATTCCATGATCATTTCTAATATGTACAAATGCAAACCAATGGACGTGGACTTAACTAAATCACAATAG